The Osmia bicornis bicornis chromosome 12, iOsmBic2.1, whole genome shotgun sequence genome contains the following window.
AGATTCACTTTTGCAACACATGGAAGACATGTTTTGTGACAGTGATGATAGTAGCGATCTCATGACACTAATTGAGAAACATTCAGGTGTTAGTAGAGCAGCTATGAGTAAAGAAATTAGCTGCCTTCTTCCGCAGAATCACTCTAATAGCATACCTGAAAGTAATGGCAATGTAAAAAGTAATCCAAAAAAGAGCAATAACGTAAAGCAACCAGACATAAGTAAAGGAAAATATAGTTTTAGTTACTATAAAGAGATGAAAGCTAGAGAATCAAATAAATCACTACCACAGGAAAGTGAAACTAAAGAAAGTAAACAGAAACGTAGAATAAACAGTATTTGGTTTGTCGAACGCGTCTATCAGGTATCAAAGTTAAAGGCAAAAATGACAGAATTGTCTCTGAAAAATTATAGAAGACATGGAcgcgtgaaagaaaaattcattgaacTGTTTGGAGAATCTGATGACGAGGAAATGATGCCAGATTCACCAATCTGTATTGAAGAACATTTAACTGCTTGCAAAGAAAGAATAGCACCATGGATTGTAAAGCATCTAATGCCATTCTACAAAAAGAGAAGAATCAAAGATAgacaactttttaaaatagTTGCCAAGCATATAGCTGATATGCTCataattgaaaatacattTCCTGGTTAGTGTCTATTAAAATACTTcataagaagaaataaaactgTATCTAATACATTttatgcttttctttttcagagCAAGACTGTGTAAGCAAATACATAGAGGCATacttcaaaaataaaaaattcattaaaactAAACAAGATGTATACttataaacaaaaagaagTTTGCAGTATTAGCATTGCACTTGTTTCTATATTACGagtttgaaattgaatattagATGATCacaaatatgtattttatttcaaagaagAAAGATACAATAAAGGAATATGTTCAGTATCAATTACTCAAAGATGTGTATATAAGAAAAATGTAGCACAAGCAAGAAAGGATGAGTTATTTATAGAAGTTTTTCAAAGAATAATGTGAAACCTCCACGTGGAAGTTACTCAAGATGGTGTATTTTGAATCAGCAACACTGCTCCTTTGTTTATTAAGTTCCTTACAcatcttttaattaaagtagaaacttttttatactatttaaatattgaagCTTTAAATGTAGTATGTAAGTTACAGTCTCAATTTTTCTTATGTGTCTTATTATTTATACTGATGTACAATACTTCCGTTCATATATTGATGTAAATGTGCACGCAGGCGCGCGCACGcaaatatgtacattagaaTGAAATCTGCAATATAATCTACAACTTAAATGAAAAACTGTAAAATAGTTTAATTCTATGCCCTGTACATAGTCCCTTCAATAGCTGTTATACGTTCAAAATGTGTTAAATTGAACGTAAATTGAAAAACTGTAAAAACATAAGGTACATTAATTTTTCAGTATAGCACTGATAGTATTTCTTATAGAAGTGTAACGAGGAGATTCAAAACGTCGtggttatatatatatattatcattattaaacAAAGATATGAGTTGAAAAGATCTTAGatttttaacatttctttatgtaaagaatatcaaattataaacaatttttaaaagatttcACCTCCACTTATAAATCAATTTATCTTATCCATTTAGCTTGTGATAGCACAGTTTACAAACTATGATTTATACACTACTTACAAACTGTCCAGTAGAAACCACTAtagtaaaatatgaaatttttctgtatattttttaatgttaaaatatttctgtaatatatatatatatgtatataaagtTGTGACGTGTACAGAGAAAATTACCggagttatttaaaaaaagtaaaattattgAGTATTTTTTCTACTGAACAACTTGTAAATGAATAActtttattttgatattttatttttaagccATACTGTGAAATTGATGAATTTCATGTGCTTAATTAAATTGCTGTATATCAGtttacttttcaatttctgaaaataataaatgtcaAATTATGAATCTTGCACAGAATACCAATATTACcgttagaaaaaaataaaatgaaaagattttattgATGTTTTTTCAATGATAATGATAGGTACAAGATCCTTCTGAATATTTGATCATGTGTTTGAAACACAAGAACTTCCAAAAACAAATATTCTAATTTAACATCACAGCACGAGAAGCTCGATAAATATTGCATAAACACAGAAGGATCTTAACAAATTTTGGcataaattttttcaaataatcgAGAATAATTTCACATACTGAAGGTGGGAAGGAAAATATACTTGCAATAAGTCTTATTATAACTTATGTATTACGTATTTTTCCAGGTACGTAGTTCTTGTTTATTACAGGTTCTTGCAGAAACATATGTAAACATCGTTCATTCTGTGCTAATGGATGTCCTGCTATTCTGAAACACCGTACACAATTTTCTCTTTATGTTATTTCTCTTATGTCTACtttatgttacaaattttgttCCTATACTTACTTATTAACAAAAGCTTCtaaacctttccttcgatctTCAATAAAATCTTCTTCAAAAATACCATCATCTCCTCTAAAAGGCATTTGACGCTTCCAAGCTTTCCCTGGTAGTGGAGGCACTACAATCTGTACATTCGTATAATTTTACTGTTAAACAAGGTATATCAACTTTCATTAACATTACTATAAACAATTCTAAACTAACCTTACTATCTCTTTCTAATTCATTTCTCAGCCACTCAAAGTCACTGTATCTTCTTCTTACTGTGGAATCTTTCACTTTAAAAACTGGAAGATTTgtctgaaaaaaaaagggttttactttttttattgtaCATTCTTGAAATTAGATACAAGAGTAACTTGACCTAcagattataaaaatacaaaatgcaataattatattattagttAAAACATGTTAATCGAATGATAATGAATCTGGTgctatttctaaaattttaagagGTGATTcacatatattaatttaaggTCTATAAATGGCTCCAACagcatatatattttttgtatctACACACTTTTATCATTAAAAGTAAGATAGCAGACACAGCCCATGATATGCTTGATTAATGTctataacaaaattattactGTTATCTTCGCCTTTATTATAATTAGTGATTATTTCATTGAATGACATGTCTAATACAAAAGAATGtgttaatataaatatctaaaaCTTACTTTAGTAAAGTTAACAATTGTATATATCTACTATCTGCAACATCAAACTTTTTCTATGAGAAAGGTTACAAACTACAGGAAAGTGAAATAAACAAgccataaaatttataaatgaatataaacGGATAAAACTGCCGATGTAAAAATTTAACGAAGTTTGTCtgttttggtaaaaatatatCATCTTTTATACTTCATTAAAGCGTTAGAAGAGAACCTAGCAAATAATTGTAGGAATGAAAACATTTGTGGATTTACAAAAGCGAGTTACATATTTAAAGGAATTATTACTTACCCTCATGCGAACTTCATAATCAGTGTATCGTTTCTTGCCGATACCGTGTGTGACTGGATTAATCACGTCAATTTCGAGAAAATTTGCAGGTGCTGCGTAAGCGTCATCCAGGGTTTGTTTCTTAACGTTTAAACGGCGTGTTGCGTCTACCGTTGTATCCGCCATACCTTTTaactataaattaattaaattacttacAAACCACCTAGAAAACAAATTTGATACAGTCGTCAACGAATGTTCATCAAATGACAGCGGTGAGAAACTTGACACAATTCGTTCTCATGTGTTACGTCTGTGGTCATGGTACACTGAAATGAAGATAGATAGGAAACTCACACACAATTTAACCTATTTCAACTACCCGTTTCTcaacattaaattattaattataagttaataataaata
Protein-coding sequences here:
- the LOC114880617 gene encoding sorting nexin-12 isoform X1, which codes for MADTTVDATRRLNVKKQTLDDAYAAPANFLEIDVINPVTHGIGKKRYTDYEVRMRTNLPVFKVKDSTVRRRYSDFEWLRNELERDSKIVVPPLPGKAWKRQMPFRGDDGIFEEDFIEDRRKGLEAFVNKIAGHPLAQNERCLHMFLQEPVINKNYVPGKIRNT
- the LOC114880617 gene encoding sorting nexin-12 isoform X2, which translates into the protein MADTTVDATRRLNVKKQTLDDAYAAPANFLEIDVINPVTHGIGKKRYTDYEVRMRTNLPVFKVKDSTVRRRYSDFEWLRNELERDSKIVVPPLPGKAWKRQMPFRGDDGIFEEDFIEDRRKGLEAFVNNRTSISTE